The Vulpes lagopus strain Blue_001 chromosome 6, ASM1834538v1, whole genome shotgun sequence genome has a segment encoding these proteins:
- the SIX1 gene encoding homeobox protein SIX1: MSMLPSFGFTQEQVACVCEVLQQGGNLERLGRFLWSLPACDHLHKNESVLKAKAVVAFHRGNFRELYKILESHQFSPHNHPKLQQLWLKAHYVEAEKLRGRPLGAVGKYRVRRKFPLPRTIWDGEETSYCFKEKSRGVLREWYAHNPYPSPREKRELAEATGLTTTQVSNWFKNRRQRDRAAEAKERENTENNNSSSNKQNQLSPLEGGKPLMSSSEEEFSPPQSPDQNSVLLLQGNMGHARSSNYSLPGLTASQPSHGLQAHQHQLQDSLLGPLTSSLVDLGS, encoded by the exons ATGTCGATGCTGCCGTCGTTCGGCTTCACGCAGGAGCAAGTGGCGTGCGTGTGCGAAGTTCTGCAGCAAGGCGGGAACCTGGAGCGTCTGGGCAGGTTCCTGTGGTCGCTCCCCGCCTGCGACCACCTGCACAAGAACGAAAGCGTGCTCAAGGCCAAGGCCGTGGTTGCCTTCCACCGCGGGAACTTCCGCGAGCTCTACAAGATCCTGGAGAGCCACCAGTTCTCGCCTCACAACCACCCCAAGCTGCAGCAACTGTGGCTGAAGGCGCACTACGTGGAGGCCGAGAAGCTGCGCGGCCGGCCCCTGGGCGCAGTGGGCAAATACCGGGTGCGCCGAAAATTCCCGCTGCCGCGCACTATCTGGGACGGCGAGGAGACCAGCTACTGCTTCAAGGAGAAGTCACGGGGCGTGCTGCGGGAGTGGTACGCGCACAACCCGTACCCCTCGCCTCGTGAGAAGCGGGAGCTGGCCGAGGCCACCGGGCTCACCACCACCCAGGTCAGCAACTGGTTTAAGAACCGGAGGCAAAGAGACCGGGCCGCGGAGGCCAAGGAAAG GGAGAACACCGAAAACAATAACTCCTCCTCCAACAAGCAGAATCAACTCTCTCCTCTGGAAGGGGGCAAGCCGCTCATGTCCAGCTCAGAAGAAGAATTCTCACCTCCCCAAAGTCCAGACCAGAACTCGGTACTTCTGCTGCAGGGCAATATGGGCCACGCCAGGAGCTCAAACTATTCTCTCCCTGGCCTAACAGCCTCGCAACCCAGCCACGGCCTGCAAGCCCACCAGCATCAGCTCCAGGACTCCCTGCTGGGCCCCCTCACCTCCAGTCTGGTGGACTTGGGGTCTTAA